The following is a genomic window from Rhododendron vialii isolate Sample 1 chromosome 9a, ASM3025357v1.
AACCCTAATTAAAGATACTTATATTGATGAATGGGTTTGTGCAGAACACAGAATTGCATGTGATACCCGGTGACGCGACGGCAATGATAACGGCGCAAGCACGGAAAAGCAACACGGAGGATAACGGCTACTGTTTCGTGCACTGTAAGCTAACCGGCGCCGGACGGAATGCGTTCTTGGGGAGAGCTTGGATGCCTTATGCCAAGGTGGTCTACGCCTACACCGACATGAGCGACGTTGTTCACCCTCAAGGATGGTCCAACAACTTCAACTCTGCCAATGACAAGTGAGCCCCATCACCATCATTCTTTTTTCATCTAATTTTACACGAGTCGTTcgaaaataaagagagaaacttattcacggctccatACAATCTCACCGTTAAAATACAAACGTATACATATGGGCATAGTGCCAGATGACGAAATAATATCACCATATATTGCATTAAAGAAAATCATATGGATCGAGCTCGGGTAATTGAGGAACAACTCCTTTTGCAGGACGGTTTACGACGCAGAATACAAGTGCACGGGTCCCGGGTCAATTTTCACCGAACGGGTCGGGTTCGCCAAACAACTGGGTGATGCAGAGGCCAGCCGTTTCATAAACCTTGGCTATCTAGAGGGTTCCAAGTGGCTTCTTCCTCCTCATAGTGTTTAACTAAGCAAAATTTTCACACATAACCCCAGGCAAAAATGATGCCGCGGTGACATTTTTAGAATTACGGGTCACCAATTGATAGCGGTTGCTTCAATTTTACGGAAACAACCGCAACGGCCTCATCATTCCGCAGCTATGGGTATCTTATACACATATATAAATTTTACTGCCTTCATACGGCAATTATACAAATCCTGGTGTAATTACACTACAGTGATGGCTTACATTAGGCCTTTTTCTGTTTAATTTTTGTAGTATTGCTGTGCCCTCGATCGATAGTATGTGCTAATGAACAGATTGGTGTTAACAATCTGATGTACCGATCGATTTTTGATAGTCAATATTATACATACACGTGTGCGTACACGCAGAAGCatcaaatcaaattttcaatagaAGCGCATCTTTATGTATTTGGTTCCAATTGCAACACATTAACTCCAAAATTTTATCCGTCTTTGGTCTGATTTTGTAACATTAAATATGAGGCTCCGTTCCGTTGAGATTCTAATTtttcaagtatttatttttcgttttacgagacgtgttattctctcacaatacattacctttaattccaaaaataagtacttatttccctttaAATGAATTCGGTGGGACACTTACgtctccattttcttttctttttttcaacttgttttttatttggtgcTATCTTCTTTatgtctctcttcttcttcttcttcttttgtgaagaaattaaaatatgtcTCTTATTAACCCAAaagttttttagaaaattaaaggCCGGTCCCTCTTTTTAGGCTcggtttgatcccaaccctgaatATTATTTCCAAACATATATAGGTTCGGATGTGTTATGTCGTGACTATTTTGCCCCGAGCTCAGACGAATATAGTCTCCATGATCTCCCTTTTTTCATTCCAAAACTCTGGAGCCGGGGGGCACCCGGGCCCCCGGCTACCACTACCTCGTCCCCTCCACTTCACCACCAGCCAACACCATTTCATCGCCACCATTGGCCCCATCGGTGCTGCCGATGATGATGTCAACGACAACCTTGTTTCCGAATCTGCTTTCTCCGCTAATTTCTGTCGTTGTTATGGTGGCGGCGTCGCTATCTCTTTGGGGTTCAAAGTTACCGAAAGTAGAAGCGGCTAGAAGATCAAGCGGTGGCTGATCGTCGACGATCCCAAAGTCACTGACGTATAGTGCCTACGGCAtctgtggaggcttcggttatgGCTTCGGTAACCTTGCCAGACCATCgtcaaccgaggcctcatatcgATACGGTCTGCGGGATAGTACGGACGGGCCATAGCGTATATCCTTCTATCTCCTCTTTTTGGTGTCGAGTCTCTTGTTAATGCTTCGGGGTATCACCGAAGCAAGCATTCTGTTAAGGTCTCTGGAAGAGAATATAGCATGCCAAGAGGGGACCAGGAGCGATACGTGGCAGATAGGACCACCTGGGCCatgtctggccatgtgcttcgtaaccgccttatccggtgcatcatctgtgatgtcatccgaggcggttacccgagcgtatccttcacgcgctggcttggagcccaagtaaacctaggtctataaatacgaagGGACTCTAACttaaagaggtatgccatttTTTCCTAATCCTACATCTATATTCtcctctgagatctaacttgatcgtcggagggtcactgggcaattccagccctagtgacttgttgcaggttcagggGCAGGTGAACGGAGCAACGGAAGAAGAATATTAACTTAGGTCAAGGTCCCTCTAAATTGAACCCCTACAGCACCGATTACAAGTTCATCCATGACTCCGACTCCAACTATGCCAATGACACGGATTACGAGTTTATCCACGATGACTGCGAAGACTCTGACCACAAAGTGCAGCCACGTTTGGAGCTGCAACCACCGTCAATGGTTGTTTTGCGGCGTTCGTCAAATTGGGCATAGCAAAACTTGTCGAGGTCAACGGCGAAGGATCTGACAAAGGAGAGAGTAGGATTTGACGGCGTCGGGGATGTCATGGATATCATCGGCACTCAACAGAACCACTGGCCGGACTGAATCGAATACGAAATTAAAGCAAATTAATATTGATCAACCTGTAACGGTAATTGATAATggttgtctatgagaactgtgtatttttctataagaattatgtattttagtgtgtggtgagggtatttgaattgtgtatttttcaattcacatagttcttatagaactgattatgagaattgacaatCTAATTCACAGAGCCAAGAgtatttttgttcgaaataaTATGGGTTAGAAattgattataaaaatataaattttactaaaaatgaacacgtagacaaaaaattaagaaaaatgggcaaaatagtaaaaatgtatgaaaagtcaaaagaaagaactaaaataaaaaagaaatatatttGTCAGGACTATTTGAAGTCCGAACCTAGAAAACGGGGTCGACCTaaaaattctccaaatttttttgtagtgaGTCCGGAAACTATGGGCCGAAACTAAAATAATCGGGCCTTCATCTCTCCAATTCGGCCCAATTGAACCTCAGTTGTTTAAAAtggcacttctttttttgtcattacTTTTATTCTttggcacttttttttttgtcttttttattcatgtgaaattaATAAATTACCTTTACCACTTGTCGCATTTTTCATATGAGGGATTATTTGATACTTTCGCGTCATTAAAGAAAAAGATATAACGTGAATGGATAAAAGAggagtgttaaaatcatttctcttattaaaattacaaaaatagtCCCTTAAGTTAGGGTTTGATTCAAaccaatggaaaagaaaaggaaggaaaggaaaaaataataattcatctcctttttttggtttgaaaagaaaaagagaagaaaataactaaACTAAAGCTTATGAACAATaaattttccttctattttccaTACGTTTCAAACCGGACATTAACGATCTTAACCTTTTCACCGTTGATTGCTCCCAATCTGCCCTTTGTTGCTCGGTGTTTAGACAGGTAAACAAACTAGAGCTACTCGAGTTTGACTGTTTGAGTTAGTATTTGTTCATTTAAAATTCATTCAAGATCGATTTTATTATATAAAGAAagtaaactttaattttttttttcaatgaaacctgttaagttttcaaaccaaactaCTGCTTAATTTCGTTATTattgtataaaaaatttaaattactTAAAATATCCATTCGTATTCAGCTCGATTAAAACTTAGTTATGTTTAGACTTGCGGCTTGCCTATAAATAagtcaaacttaaaaatattttagaacttCTCTCAATTCGGCTCGCTCATCAGCTCCTTTTATCACTTCTCTATAGTTCTATCGCAGTGTCCAATGGAGAGACAAACCTAAATTACTTTTCTACACGTACAACTCCAAGCCAGTATATACAGGTATAAAACTGATGCATACATATATCTGTATGGAGGGAGTCGACagtgtttagagagagagagagagtgtgtgtgtgttatagagagggagagatggagcATCCAGAACAAGAGCAGGAACACGAAGTGTACGGAGGAGAAATTCCCGATGAAGGTGAGATGGATGCCGATGTCGAGATGTCTAGGGCTGAAGAGGACGACACTAACaccaaggttctctctctctctctctctctctctctctctctctctctctctctaactcagTTGTACCTTTGCCCTAATCTCATGTGCAATTCTCGTATTTATGTCGAACAGGATTTGGAGGACATGAAGAAGAGACTCAAGGAGATAGAAGAAGAAGCAGGCGCCCTTCGCGAAATGCAGGCcaaagttgaaagagaaatggGCGCTGCTCAAGGTCTtcaatctttctctctctgtatatacaAATAAGTCTGTACAATTTACATAAGAATTGTTGGATTTATATGTCTATGTATCTTATATCCGGTGATGTTTCTTTTACAACGACAACGAATTAAGATTCCGGTGACTTATATGTCTTTGTATCTTACAAAGCTGGTTTTTTGGCGCTTGTTTTAGATTCCAGTGACTATTCCTTAATTCtagttgaaaaaaaagtttggtagtttgttcaattttaatttgaaatccTCCTTGAAATTCGACAAATGTGTGCCGAGGTTAACAACCCAGTGGAGTTTAATTCGACGAAATAATTGTTGATAAAGCCCCGGGAGCACGCTTGGTAGTCAACTCACTTCTAAAGCTAGCCGATGCTTATTGATGAGGACgacaaaaactaataaattgcTAGATGAGGGTATTTTGTTAGTTGCCGAGACTCTAATCAAGAGCTGCATGGTTCATACAAGGATTGGTAGATCAAGGATCGTCCATAGTAGTTTGGTAGTTAAAGGGTCATTATTAATTTAGTGCTTGCATTAATATTCATCTAGATGCATTAAACACATGTTAGTGGGTACAATATATGCATTTATATCTAGGTTCATTCACACATCTTTTGGATGTATTTAAAAATTAGGTTCATTTCATTTAGACTTATAGGAATTCAAAAGGCCATTGTTTAGCCTATAagtatggatgtaatctttcatttggaatagagttgattaatgaattgagtTTACAAGGTTAAGGCCTTTGTAATTGGGGTTTGGGCTACGGTCCTTCCTTTCCGAAACTGCCTAGCCCTTGCGAGGGTGaatcacatctctctctctctatctctatctctctttctctctcgacTTCTTCTATTCTCTCATTTCTTCTACTTTGCGCACTTATTCAAGCAATATTCTTATTTCCCCACCCAAAACCACCATGATTCCAGTTGTAGGCAGTGATACGCTAAGGGTTCTAAATCTGTCCTACATCACTTATTCCCTTGATACTGTCATTTGTCATTATTACGGAATGGTTCGAGCACCGCCACTAAGACTGAATGAATGTGGGCACTGGGCAAAGGCAATGGCTTTCTTGATTCCATTTTCTTAATAGATGAAATGACGTCTAGCCTGTCAGTGGTAGGTCCAACCGTTCAACTAAAGAGTTACTCCATTGAGTAATGGTTATTCGCCCCTCCCCGAAGAACTCGAGCAATAGGGACCCAAACAGTAGGCCATTAACTGCATCCCAACAAATCCATCGGAATTAAGCTACATTTCCGAGAATGCAAAGAACACGCATCCTATAAACGTAGAACGTGTGTACCGTTGACGAATGCGAGTTGTTTAGGAATTTTAAGTCTTTGTGTCAAACCTTTGCATTCTGCATTTGTCTTTGTTTCCAATCGGTAAGTAAGATATATTTCTCATGCAGGCAAAACTCATTCGTTGTAACGTTATCGTTTGGCTGACACCTCACTTCTAGTTTTGTTTAATAGCATGGACAAATAAGGAAGGATAGCATTTAATTATTATGAAAATAAATATGAGAAGTTCTCCTCTATGACCTTTTGATTTTAGAAATGACCTCAACATGGTTACTTCCCCTCCCCCCCCTCAATTTCTCACAAGTATCAAATTTGTGACAATCATTCTATTGCTCTGTTTGTACATGCAAATACTGATATGTATTAGAATGATGATTACATGAATCGAGCTTGAACCACATCTTCTTTCTAATTGGTCTTATTGAGGTCCACGATAAATCTTCGTGATAGTTTGAAGATTGTTTTAGCACTTAAGATTTGTTCGTAAACACTTTGGAATTGTATTACGCAAGGCCTAAAATGTTCAAGAATTATTATTCCGTTAATGTCGACATAAGGAGAAAATAGATAGTGAAAAAAGACAAATGCTAATGGTGAACTAGTTTCCTATGATATATCCTGCCCACTTTGCCAAGTGTAGCTTCAAGTCTGGGTGTTAGGTCAAGTTTGATATTCGAATTTTGAGGACATGGGCATGTAGGTCTAACTAACAATGTATTCAATTTGTTTCTATGCTCGTTGAGGGTAAAGCAAGGTTTTTGTAACATGAGATTCTTATGCACAAAGAACTGAGTTGTCATAGCTTTGGCTCTTTCAGGAGAATGAGGACCCTAGCTTGTTTGTAACCGTCGAAGAACTAAACAAGTTGTCTAAGAAAGGGtctttcttaattttttccctttgatTCTCTAGTACACTTGTTTCCTACCGTTTAATCCGACACCTGTGATGACCTGTCTATTTAATTTGTTGAGATCTCATAAATCTATGAGCTTTAAAATCGAATCTCTCTAGATAgcaaaagccttgaatttctccCCTGGGTTGGCTTCCCTAGATCGACTCGCATAGATCGCTTAGCAGACCAGAAACCCTGAACGATGAGCGGAAGAAGGCAATGGGATTGGAAGGCGCACCGCCCTTCATTTTCATCATCCGTTCCTGCTTTGGGCAGTATGTCTCTCTGCAAGTCGTCGTCTCTCTCCACTCCCACTCCTTCTCTTTCTATCTTGCTGTCGATGTGTCTATTTATCTGTTCATCAATCTATCTATCTAATCggtctatctatctatctatctatttacTTTCCTATATGATGATGATCGATTTTTTTGTACCCAGCATTCCACGAGAATGGTTGGCCATGACATTGTTTATGTGATCTTAGAAGATTTTTTTCCCCAGGGGAGTTGTTAACTGAATTCATAAATTGTCAATGGGTTTGCATCTCATGTCATAATCTGTATGGCGTATCATATGGTGTTGATCTTGAGAGAGCATTTGAGGCGTATCTCTAACTCTATCCAATCGTTTTACTTTTAGtatggttttgaattttgtaaTTACCTCAAGGGGCAAATGTATCAAAATTGTGGATACATTACAGTCTGACATAATTGTTGTAGATCCTTTCAGAACATTATGTTCCTTCGGAGTTTTTTAATCTAGAAATGGAAATCACAATgggtaagattttttttatctccaaaATCGATATGATCAGTTTAGGATGCGATGTGAGTAATTTGTTACTCAATGGAAAGTAAATATTATGGGTAATTTAGTCTTCATGGGAAGGAAATATGTATCAAATTTCCTAAGGGTTGCCAGTTTCTGATGCTTCTTTACATGTGATGTGACTAGTACATCTGAAATTGGTCTGGTAATATTGGATGGTCATATCATCCACATGTGATATCTTCATAACCTTAGATGGTGATATCGTGTGCACATGTGATACCTCAATAGCTTGAACAAGTGTAGTTTTAAACTTATGGAAAACTTGCGAATCATAGCTAAAAGAAGTGATTTTTTGTCTTGTATATGCAAACCAATATTGGGGGTTGAGATTTTTGTTATTTCATATGATTCTAAAAGGACTTTAAGTACAATTCAATTGTAAATTCTGTCTCTGTCAGATTTACCCATTTGGGGCTTGCGAAATGTATACATCAAGTGTTTTCTACGGGACCCTTAACCTTGCTTCGTAGACTACACTTGCTGCTACCGTCTGGATCAATACTAACGGTTTAATTATACGCTCCGAGTCTCTGAGATACTTTTGCTACCTATCAAATGGTAGCACTCTGCTGGTGCTTATTTTAACATGAAGAACAAGCTGTATCTCCAGCTGGGATGCTTTTATCCCAACCTCAGTTCTCAGCTTGTCCAGTATTCCCTATAATAGAGAAGACTGAAAAAACAGATGGCAAAACACTTGCCTCTTTTGGATTTCATGGAAGTTCTTGGATTTTTCTCATTCTATTAGATTCCTTGGGGGGATTTAAACTTTATGTTGGAGCTTACACTAGTTAGTAGTTGGATTAATTCCTGCATATTCTCCAATCTCAACCTTGTTTAACTTTAAGTTTGGAAGACATATAGTATCCAAAAAAGGCACTTCGATTTCTAcgttcttgaatttggaaattATGTTTTGGAATTTGCGGACTTTAAAAGTTCACGTGACCTATTTTTGTATCTTAAATGTTTTTATGCTGTGATTGCAAGGCTTGCTACTTTTATTGACAGCAATTTTATCCTTTGTCAATTGATATCTTTTTTTCCATTATGGGCATGTATGAAGACTCTTCTGGTAGTTCTGCTACTCAGGCTGAAAAGGAGGAGGTCGATTCGCGCTCCATTTATGTCGGTAATGTAAGGGTTCAGAatctttttccttatttcagATCATATATGGTATTTGTAAGGTTTTAGAATCCTCTTTCATGTTTTTGATCTTTTGTTGCTCACCTCATACAAATTCGAGCTGTCCTATTTGTTGCAAGCTTTTGCTCTGAACTCATGATAATGCGTACATCTGTACATGGCATTGCATAAACTGTTTGAGGGGGTACTACATAGTACATGTAATTGCTTATTGCTTGCAAGTAGTACAAGTGGGTGATAATGCTTTTGGTTTCGGAGGCTGTTATGATGCAATGGGCCTGCTACTCCTGTTGATATTTTCTCGCACAGGCTACTTtataatattttcatttatAAGATGGTGGTCGGTGCTAGTCCCTTCCTgtgtcttaatttttttagagttGCTTTCCGTATAGAGTTGTACCTTCTTTAATAAGTAAACTCAACTGCTCATTGAAATTGTCGAATGTGTGTGCTACTTGTACCTTGGTTAAATTGTATAGTTCATTCCATGCCGAAATGCTATtggtacatacaatctgtgcacaaattgtggacagattttgtggtggggcccaccatgggtcccacataaatgatccgagccgttcattaaatgtaaaacattttttcaagggtttttgTAAagaattagctcaatccaatacctataggtgcttgatctaatcatctaacttttcattacccggaaatctgaatgaaaatttagatgattggatcgaacacttatagatattacattgagctgatttttaacggggactcttgaaaaaatattttacatttaatgaacggctcggatcatttgtgtgggacccgtggtgggccccactacaaaatctgtgcacaatctgtgcacatattgtatgtaccagtagcatggTTCATATTCCATGTCCGTATCCGTTCTTCTTAGTTGGCATTTACTGCTAAAGCATCTATTCTCGCCTTGAGAATACATTGTTCGATGTGAATAGTCATTTCTCTCTTTGCTACCATGAAAACCTCAGGTAGACTATGCATGTACACCAGAGGAGGTCCAACAACACTTTCAATCCTGTGGAACAGTCAACAGGGTGACAATTCTGACAGACAAGTTTGGTCAACCTAAAGGATTTGCATATGTCGAGTTTGTGGAAGTTGAAGCAGTTCAGAATTCTCTTCTGCTAAATGAGTCAGAGTTGCATGGTCGTCAATTAAAGGTTCATTAGCTTGTTTGATCTCAGTTGACAACTTTTGAGACACAgggatttgattttttaatgatGGACTTTGTTCTCTAGGTTTCTGCAAAACGAACTAATGTTCCTGGGATGAAACAATATCGAGGGAGACGTCCCAACCCATATTTTGGGTTTCCTGCCCGGAGGCCATTTATGCCTGGTCCAGCTTTCTATCCTGCATATGGATATGGGTAAGCTATAAATTTCCAGTACTTTTTGGTTGCTTGATAGTCAAATGGAGTTATGGGAAAAGGAGAGCTTTAGGATAATATAGAGCATTTAGTGCCATGATAATTGAAGACCTTATGCCTATGAAAGTGAAATATTATATGGGATAGTGATTAGTGTAGTGCTTGCAGTATTTTGATGTTACTGGGTTCATTAGTTCATCTACCATGCGAACTATCTGTTCATTATTCGTTTGTATAGCTAAATGACTCAATTATTCACATTGTTTTCCGAGTTCAATGTAAAAGTAATGATGTGCAGAGTTTTGAGAGCCTATAATATAACAGCACTTCATCCTTTGATCATCCCTCGTGACAAAAATCACTTTGCAGTTCAAAACATGTGTACGTGCAATGTGCATGCATTTGTGTCATTGATATTGGTCATTTGTTTTACCTGATATTTACTGCTGAGCATGTAGCCATGTATATTGTTTATTCCTCCTCTTTATAATCATCACTTGGATAGGCTCTCTGATCATGAAGGGTGGAGGTTTGGAGTACGTTCCACCTTCTGATTAATTAACAAGTTAACGCAAAACTAGGGTCCGTAATCAAAAAGATGAAAGCTACATCTTTTTGGAGAGGAATGCTATTACCTGGCAGGCTGGCTTAATCGGGATCAAACCTCTTGCGACTTTTGGGGATTTGAAAAGGACATTAGGGATGTGCTAATTTTCTTGCGCATTCTGATTTCTGCATTATTCTTGTCCCATTCCACATACTTCTTGTGCTCCCCTCCCCCAACTTCTATCAAAAActactttctttgtttcttgtaCATCAGTGTTCATCAGGATTTTCACAGATAGGACACACTCTAGTTGTTTCTCCGTCGGTTGCAATACTTGTTTAGTTGTTTATTAGTACTCAATGATTACACCGGAGTCTTCTCAATACAAAGATGTGAAGAAATCCCTTAATTGCCTTGCCAAGGCTATTTGTTTGAAATCATTAGACCAGCATCTTTGCCCTCACTACAGACGATTGAGCTTCAAAAGAAGCGGTTGTAATAGGTTATAGGTTATTGACTTCAAACTAGAGGTTTCTTTTATGGATATTGCAGAACTAGGGATGGCTGATCGGGGAGGCTTTCTTAGTAACCTAACACCCCCAAACCTTATTATCGTGTATTACAAATGCAATCACAGAGTTAGCATTTCTTAATATGTGCTTACCTATTTATATCAATTGCCTTATCATGATCTGGCAATTACCACATCGGTCATTGCTTCTGTTGCAAAAAGTTCTTGGGGAAACGTGTTTTCCTGCATTGGATTGCAGTTTTAcatttttggagttcgtgtGCGACAAACTCAGATTGATATAACTTTCCTCTCATCTGCAGAAGGGTCCCGAGGTTCAGGCGGCCTATGCGGTTCAGACCATACTGATGGTTCATTTTGCTCGACTTGTGTCAGGAGGTCCATCGTCTTGTTTGGAGTAGTGGCCCCTCGTATGGACAAGCAATTGCaaagtttaactttttcttttggcCCTATCAGTATTTCTGTAACATCGAGGAAGGGTCATTTTAGCAGAACTTGTACCATCATCTGCATACCAAAAGAGCAGACTTCATTTCTTTTCCGGATCTTTAAGTTAATAGGACTAAGCGGCTTTTAAGTTCTTTCGTCACTTGCGTTTTATCTTTatgaaaaacttgaaataagGAAAGACCATTTGTTTACAGGGTGATGTAATAGTTTTGAATTGGtggtttctttcttgtttattttttctggGCTTGGTAAATTCAGAAATTACATATCTTAGTGGCCTCTGGTGGGGACTTGAGGGGTAAAGCAGCTTATTGCCTGCTTTCATCCAGCTGTGAATTCCGTGTGTGAGTTTGAAAAAAGGGACGCTAGGTACAAAGAATTTTTACCCGGAAATTATCCGGATTGCACTACACTTGTGGACGATATTTATGACTGTTCCGGGTAAAAATATCCTCCACAAGTGCAGTCCGGGTAATTTTCGGATAAAAATATTCTCCACAAGTGCAGTCCAGATAATTCCCGGGTAAAAATTCTTTGTACGGAGCactattgtttaaaaaaaaaaaatgctttctCAAATTTGGTCTAATGCCTGTTTTATTGTGGACGTCGTTTTGCTGTAAAAAGTGTTCGGCTCATTTCAGCCATTGATTTACGAGATCAACGACCGAAAAGAATCGGACAGGCTTCTGTCCGGATGGAAGTCGGAGAGGGGTCCAATCTCTtgtattagagcatctccaacggtCTAACCTAATTTCTAGCCATTTTGGTTAGGAAAATTGTGTTAGCTAGTCATTAAACGTGTTCCCCTTCCCGACAGCCTCCTCAACACCCTAACCAATACTGTTGAAACCCACCGATTCAGATCCGAAACCACAAATCAAACCCACCAAATTCAGATCGGAAACCACAAATCTGTTCCGTTTCGTCGGTGACTTCTCTCCGATCAAACAAAGCGTCAATCTTTCTTGATTTCAAGCATAGTACCGAGTTCTCTCATTATTTCTTCGTACCTTCTCTAGAAAAAATAACAGTGCGACGAGTTCTTCTGATTGAAAGATTCTACTTGTCACCAAGAAAGACAAGTCTTCTCAAGTCCCACTGTTCTGTTTGAGAAATTGGAGGGGTTGATGAACTTGGAAACCAGACACACACACCGTCGACGACGTTTTTCCAGTTCTAGGGTTTATTACGTCAATGGATTCGAATCAGGAAACTGAAGCTTCGGCCAACACTCCTTCCTTGTAAGCCACCGTCTCCTTCTTCGTTGAACAATAATCCGTTTAATTTCgataattgttttgttttgagaaCCTTTTTCTGTTAGTAAT
Proteins encoded in this region:
- the LOC131301759 gene encoding polyadenylate-binding protein 1-like; the encoded protein is MEHPEQEQEHEVYGGEIPDEGEMDADVEMSRAEEDDTNTKDLEDMKKRLKEIEEEAGALREMQAKVEREMGAAQDSSGSSATQAEKEEVDSRSIYVGNVDYACTPEEVQQHFQSCGTVNRVTILTDKFGQPKGFAYVEFVEVEAVQNSLLLNESELHGRQLKVSAKRTNVPGMKQYRGRRPNPYFGFPARRPFMPGPAFYPAYGYGRVPRFRRPMRFRPY